The following are encoded in a window of Haloarcula laminariae genomic DNA:
- a CDS encoding sensor histidine kinase, with the protein MADVPWVALGSFASGVGSLYLLAQLREHWAKPGAKWFVATIGIITVWSTVYGAALLVSRPVVRLALEATTWGCLVWLGYVFVGFALGYTGRRATLESVTFRGLGLVPAAVTVLALSNGAHSLLWTDAAVATADAGTVVDYTIAPLGYLAIFAAMLFVTFGTMLVFDTVLSYGPLYRREAIAVGLSPIPPGLAVLAWALGIGPAVNLTTLAFLPHIALDTYAFVRSDMFEFHPATRRAGERAAIDDIATPVAIVDVAGRIVNLNPAAEAMLGVGKRATLTDRLDDRIDGDRFVPGEDDDRFGVANGGRRREYKLGQTELTDGGGTRLGYTAVFQDITDEIRRERRLEVLNRFLRHNVRNESVVIQARAELLSETLDGDAADHAATIERAVDRLVASGDKARTLSEAGTDDADLEPVDLAGLVAETVDSLSADYGGTVTVEVPDGLTVRSQPVLLGVVVENLVENALQHVPDASVTVRAAVDGDEVALSIADDGSGIPDHELGVLDRGEETPLSHGSGMGLWLVSWATTTLGADLDFDVSDGTRVTVRLPVVGEEVTASTR; encoded by the coding sequence ATGGCCGACGTCCCGTGGGTAGCGCTGGGGTCGTTCGCGTCGGGGGTGGGGTCGCTGTATCTGCTGGCCCAGCTTCGCGAACACTGGGCGAAGCCGGGCGCGAAGTGGTTCGTCGCCACCATCGGCATCATCACCGTCTGGTCGACCGTCTACGGCGCGGCGCTGCTGGTGTCGAGGCCGGTCGTTCGGCTCGCGCTGGAGGCGACGACGTGGGGCTGTCTGGTGTGGCTCGGCTACGTCTTCGTCGGGTTCGCGCTGGGGTACACCGGACGCCGGGCGACGCTTGAGAGTGTGACGTTCCGGGGGCTGGGGCTCGTTCCGGCGGCGGTGACGGTGCTGGCGCTTTCGAACGGCGCGCACTCGCTGCTGTGGACCGACGCCGCCGTGGCGACGGCCGACGCGGGAACGGTCGTCGACTACACCATTGCGCCGCTGGGCTATCTCGCGATATTCGCGGCGATGCTCTTTGTCACGTTCGGGACGATGCTCGTCTTCGACACCGTCCTCAGCTACGGGCCCCTGTATCGCCGGGAGGCCATCGCGGTCGGTCTGAGCCCGATTCCGCCGGGGCTTGCGGTCCTGGCGTGGGCGCTCGGCATCGGGCCGGCGGTCAACCTCACGACGCTGGCCTTCCTGCCCCACATCGCGCTCGACACCTACGCGTTCGTCCGCAGCGACATGTTCGAGTTCCACCCCGCCACCCGCCGAGCGGGCGAGCGGGCGGCCATCGACGACATCGCGACGCCGGTGGCCATCGTCGACGTGGCGGGCCGCATCGTCAACCTCAACCCCGCCGCGGAGGCGATGCTCGGGGTCGGTAAGCGGGCGACGCTGACCGACAGGCTGGACGACCGCATCGACGGCGACCGGTTCGTCCCCGGCGAGGACGACGACCGCTTCGGGGTGGCAAACGGCGGCCGCCGCCGGGAGTACAAGCTCGGCCAGACCGAGCTGACCGACGGCGGCGGGACCCGCCTGGGGTACACCGCCGTCTTCCAGGACATCACCGACGAGATACGACGGGAGCGCCGCCTGGAGGTGCTCAACCGCTTTCTCAGACACAACGTCCGCAACGAGAGCGTCGTCATCCAGGCCCGCGCCGAACTGCTCTCGGAGACCCTCGACGGCGACGCGGCCGACCACGCCGCGACCATCGAGCGGGCCGTCGACCGGCTCGTCGCCTCGGGCGATAAGGCCCGCACGCTCTCGGAGGCGGGCACCGACGACGCCGACCTCGAACCGGTCGACCTGGCCGGGCTCGTCGCCGAGACCGTCGACTCGCTGTCGGCGGACTACGGCGGGACGGTGACGGTCGAGGTCCCGGACGGGCTGACCGTGCGGAGCCAGCCCGTGTTGCTCGGCGTCGTCGTCGAGAACCTCGTCGAGAACGCCCTCCAGCACGTCCCCGACGCCAGCGTGACGGTGCGGGCGGCGGTCGACGGCGACGAGGTGGCCCTGTCCATCGCGGACGACGGTAGCGGAATCCCCGACCACGAGCTCGGCGTGCTCGACCGAGGGGAGGAGACGCCCCTGTCCCACGGCAGCGGGATGGGGCTCTGGCTGGTCAGCTGGGCGACGACCACGCTCGGTGCCGACCTCGACTTCGACGTGAGCGACGGGACGAGGGTGACCGTCCGGCTGCCGGTGGTGGGTGAGGAAGTTACTGCGTCCACTCGCTAG
- the hisH gene encoding imidazole glycerol phosphate synthase subunit HisH, translating into MNARQTAAEVVVVDYGLGNLRSVTRGLERAGAEVTLSADPEEFDSADGIVLPGVGAFAEGMDNAGPFREALEAEAEAGTPLFGICLGMQMLLTTSEEADHEGQGDAEGLDLVPGKNVRFSRDQTVPHMGWNELDVQRDHPLVEGVDGEYAYFVHSYYAVPEDDEAVVATTDYGTDFASIVANEEGNVFGTQFHPEKSGETGLRILQNYVDYCLDRR; encoded by the coding sequence ATGAACGCCAGACAGACGGCCGCGGAGGTGGTCGTCGTCGACTACGGGCTCGGGAACCTCCGGAGCGTGACCCGCGGGCTGGAACGGGCCGGCGCCGAGGTGACGCTCTCGGCGGACCCCGAGGAGTTCGACAGCGCCGACGGCATCGTCCTGCCCGGCGTCGGGGCCTTCGCCGAGGGGATGGACAACGCCGGCCCCTTCCGCGAGGCACTGGAAGCGGAGGCCGAGGCGGGGACGCCCCTGTTCGGCATCTGTCTCGGGATGCAGATGCTGCTGACGACGAGCGAGGAGGCGGACCACGAGGGCCAGGGCGACGCGGAGGGTCTCGACCTCGTCCCCGGGAAGAACGTCCGCTTCTCGCGGGACCAGACGGTCCCGCACATGGGCTGGAACGAGCTCGACGTGCAACGGGACCACCCCCTCGTCGAGGGCGTCGACGGGGAGTACGCCTACTTCGTCCACTCCTACTACGCGGTCCCCGAGGACGACGAGGCGGTCGTCGCCACCACCGACTACGGGACCGACTTCGCCTCCATCGTCGCCAACGAGGAGGGCAACGTCTTCGGGACCCAGTTCCACCCCGAGAAATCGGGGGAGACGGGGCTGCGGATTCTCCAGAACTACGTCGACTACTGTCTCGACCGGCGGTAG
- a CDS encoding tRNA (guanine(26)-N(2))-dimethyltransferase: MRVSEGQVTATVPEQPDAGKGADVFFNPVQELNRDLTVAALRAYRERTPRVGSYLDATAASGIRGVRAAADGWETSLCDIDDEAVALCRSNLDANDLDGTVHHENANVLMHSEAFDVVDLDPFGTPIPFADAAVQGTKHLLCVTATDTAPLCGAHFESGVRSYGAVPRNTEFHPEMGMRVLLSAMVRTAARYDIAARPIMSHATNHYVRTYLEFDHGAKVANDCIDDLGHVYYCQRCLWREAERGLIADAPDDCPHCGEHVQTAGPIWLARTCEPEFVRSVAERVTEEMGTAEKARELCATLAGELDTPTHYDQHRLCKRWGRGAEAMETFNEKLRDAGFSASRTHYGGTTFKTDADVAEIRESTAE; the protein is encoded by the coding sequence ATGCGAGTGAGCGAAGGGCAAGTGACGGCTACGGTCCCCGAACAGCCCGACGCGGGGAAGGGCGCGGACGTGTTCTTCAACCCCGTCCAGGAGCTGAACCGCGACCTGACCGTGGCGGCGTTGCGGGCCTACCGGGAGCGGACGCCGCGGGTCGGGTCGTATCTCGACGCCACCGCGGCCAGCGGTATCCGCGGAGTGCGGGCCGCGGCCGACGGCTGGGAGACGAGCCTGTGTGATATCGACGACGAAGCGGTGGCGCTCTGTCGGTCGAACCTCGATGCCAACGACCTCGACGGGACGGTCCACCACGAGAACGCCAACGTGCTCATGCACAGCGAGGCCTTCGACGTGGTCGACCTGGACCCCTTCGGGACGCCCATTCCCTTTGCCGACGCCGCCGTCCAGGGGACGAAACACCTGCTCTGTGTCACGGCAACCGACACCGCGCCGCTGTGTGGCGCCCACTTCGAGAGCGGCGTCCGCAGCTACGGGGCCGTCCCGCGGAACACGGAGTTCCACCCCGAGATGGGGATGCGCGTGTTGCTGTCGGCGATGGTCCGGACCGCCGCCCGCTACGACATCGCCGCCCGCCCCATTATGAGCCACGCGACGAACCACTACGTCCGCACCTACCTGGAGTTCGACCACGGGGCGAAAGTCGCCAACGACTGCATCGACGACCTGGGCCACGTCTACTACTGCCAGCGCTGTCTCTGGCGCGAGGCAGAGCGCGGCCTCATCGCCGACGCCCCCGACGACTGTCCCCACTGCGGGGAACACGTCCAGACCGCCGGCCCCATCTGGCTGGCCCGCACGTGCGAGCCGGAGTTCGTCCGGTCGGTGGCCGAGCGGGTCACCGAGGAGATGGGGACCGCCGAGAAGGCGCGGGAGCTGTGTGCCACGCTCGCGGGCGAACTCGACACGCCGACCCACTACGACCAGCACCGCCTCTGCAAGCGCTGGGGTCGGGGCGCCGAGGCGATGGAGACGTTCAACGAGAAACTGCGGGACGCGGGCTTTTCGGCCTCCCGCACCCACTACGGCGGGACCACGTTCAAGACCGACGCCGACGTGGCCGAGATACGCGAGTCGACGGCGGAGTGA
- a CDS encoding acetoacetate decarboxylase family protein — MSHTTLSTGQTVTVPLETAATVTGLVLPADSDAVGSLLPDGLAPVRVTPGRGVVTVLAVEYHRIGDGAVRPYDELAVVLAATPREPSPPLVPLATGDYGGYVHSLPVTTEPARALGDDVWGLPKTVARIAHHDAGGRRTTSVIEDGDHVLTVDIARPRSWPASLETTGYAVRDGRLEQFAVGVDGRFGVRPLSEDFELLVGTHDRSATLRDLNLGDRAIAMFAFEGTVTYGFGQPVT; from the coding sequence ATGAGCCACACCACGCTCTCGACGGGCCAGACGGTGACGGTTCCGCTGGAGACGGCGGCGACGGTAACCGGGCTCGTGCTCCCCGCTGACAGCGACGCCGTCGGCAGTCTGCTCCCCGACGGGCTCGCCCCCGTCCGCGTCACGCCGGGCCGGGGCGTCGTCACCGTGCTGGCCGTCGAGTACCACCGCATCGGCGACGGCGCGGTACGTCCCTACGACGAGCTCGCGGTGGTGCTTGCCGCGACGCCCCGGGAGCCGTCCCCGCCGCTGGTCCCGCTCGCGACCGGCGACTACGGTGGCTACGTCCACTCGCTGCCGGTGACGACCGAGCCGGCCCGCGCGCTCGGCGACGACGTGTGGGGGCTTCCGAAGACCGTCGCGCGCATCGCCCACCACGACGCGGGCGGCCGCCGGACGACCAGCGTCATCGAGGACGGCGACCACGTTTTGACGGTCGATATCGCCCGTCCGCGGAGCTGGCCCGCGTCTCTCGAAACGACCGGCTATGCCGTCCGGGACGGGCGGCTCGAACAGTTCGCCGTCGGGGTGGACGGTCGCTTCGGCGTCCGACCGCTGTCGGAGGACTTCGAGCTGCTGGTCGGAACCCACGACCGGTCGGCGACGCTGCGTGACCTGAACCTCGGCGACCGCGCTATCGCCATGTTTGCCTTCGAGGGCACGGTTACCTACGGCTTCGGGCAGCCGGTTACGTGA
- a CDS encoding YihY/virulence factor BrkB family protein: MNRNRTVSVGRELVSAVRTQQVSFLAASIAYYMFVSLLPLLLLGLAVATFLGGTAFANQVVSAVGEALTPQAARLLGTALTNATGRGGATLVSLVVMVWGALKVFRGVDTAFSRIYGTHDVGGFLDSVVDATAALGGIALALVGFAVVGSLGAVFGVTVALGGLALVPILVVAFLPLYYLFPDTKTTVRGVFPGTVFAAVGWTVLATVFGLYASVAGSFQLYGVIGGVLLLVTWFYFAGQLLLLGAVLNAVLSGGADRQLQQESLRLSDKAMSEDDDSETPPPAETGGVDDLTDEELEQLREEFEAFRDDVEERTLHRDDVESDLKQYVRRRMRRGHARGWGPYLVLLYGTIMTLGAFYYLKSVWAVLAMLVVWLSTLGLYVVMVVVGLGIRVTGLPGIAVDKVRDWRG, translated from the coding sequence GTGAACCGGAACCGCACCGTCTCCGTCGGCCGGGAGCTCGTGAGTGCCGTCCGGACCCAACAGGTCTCCTTTCTGGCCGCCAGCATCGCCTACTACATGTTCGTCTCGCTGTTGCCGCTGCTGTTGCTCGGGCTCGCCGTCGCCACCTTCCTCGGCGGGACCGCCTTCGCGAACCAGGTCGTCTCGGCCGTCGGCGAGGCGCTGACGCCCCAGGCGGCCCGGTTGCTCGGGACGGCGCTCACGAACGCGACCGGTCGGGGCGGGGCGACCCTGGTCAGCCTCGTCGTGATGGTCTGGGGGGCGCTGAAGGTGTTCCGGGGCGTCGATACGGCCTTCTCGCGCATCTACGGGACCCACGATGTCGGGGGGTTTCTCGACAGCGTCGTCGACGCGACCGCGGCCCTCGGCGGCATCGCGCTCGCGCTCGTGGGGTTTGCCGTCGTCGGCTCGCTCGGCGCCGTCTTCGGGGTCACCGTCGCGTTGGGCGGGCTGGCGCTGGTCCCCATCCTCGTCGTCGCCTTCCTCCCGCTGTACTACCTCTTTCCCGACACGAAGACGACGGTCCGAGGGGTGTTCCCCGGAACGGTGTTCGCGGCCGTCGGCTGGACGGTACTCGCGACGGTTTTCGGCCTCTATGCCTCCGTCGCCGGTAGCTTCCAGCTCTACGGCGTCATCGGCGGCGTCCTCCTGCTCGTGACGTGGTTCTACTTCGCCGGCCAGCTCCTGTTGCTCGGCGCCGTCCTCAACGCCGTGTTGAGCGGCGGGGCGGACCGGCAATTACAACAGGAGTCCCTTCGACTGTCCGACAAAGCGATGAGCGAGGACGACGACAGCGAGACGCCCCCGCCCGCGGAGACCGGGGGGGTCGACGACCTGACCGACGAGGAGCTCGAACAGCTACGCGAGGAGTTCGAGGCGTTCCGCGACGACGTCGAGGAGCGGACGCTCCACCGCGACGACGTCGAGAGCGACCTCAAACAGTACGTCCGCCGGCGGATGCGTCGGGGACACGCTCGCGGTTGGGGCCCCTATCTCGTCCTGCTGTACGGGACGATTATGACGCTGGGCGCGTTCTACTATCTGAAGAGCGTCTGGGCGGTGCTCGCGATGCTCGTCGTCTGGCTGTCGACGCTGGGACTGTACGTCGTGATGGTGGTCGTGGGCCTGGGCATCCGCGTCACCGGGCTGCCGGGCATCGCGGTGGACAAGGTGCGAGACTGGCGTGGATGA
- a CDS encoding SDR family NAD(P)-dependent oxidoreductase — MTADADPVVLVTGAGSGIGAATALAFADDGWTVYATDIETPLPDRVSERCRTRALDVTSDEQCQAVVDGILAEAGRLDCLVNNAGYAASGPLEDVPVEAGRDVFDVLVHGPHRLSRAVLPEMRDGGGRIVNVSSVLARRACPGLGAYSGGKAALSSMSDALRMELADTPVHVALVEPAWVETAFADSARSGLPDDRTPDYDGVYESLEDGWTLDGGPLAAAPEAVAAAVLDAATDENPSARYPVGRFAKFVRWTEWLPQRVVDPITRRFGRVTARLDRWL; from the coding sequence ATGACAGCCGACGCCGACCCCGTCGTCCTGGTGACCGGTGCCGGCTCCGGCATCGGCGCGGCGACGGCGCTCGCCTTCGCCGACGACGGGTGGACCGTTTACGCGACCGATATCGAGACGCCGCTCCCGGACCGGGTGAGCGAGCGCTGTCGGACGCGGGCGCTCGACGTGACCAGCGACGAGCAGTGCCAGGCTGTCGTCGACGGGATACTGGCCGAGGCGGGGCGACTCGACTGTCTGGTCAACAACGCCGGCTACGCGGCGTCGGGACCGCTGGAGGACGTGCCGGTCGAGGCGGGCCGGGACGTCTTCGACGTGCTCGTTCACGGCCCACACCGGCTTTCTCGGGCCGTCCTGCCGGAGATGCGCGACGGCGGCGGCCGCATCGTCAACGTCTCCAGCGTCCTCGCGCGGCGGGCCTGTCCGGGGCTGGGCGCCTACAGCGGCGGCAAGGCCGCGCTGTCGTCGATGAGCGACGCGCTCCGGATGGAGCTGGCGGACACGCCGGTCCACGTGGCGCTCGTCGAGCCGGCGTGGGTCGAGACGGCCTTCGCAGACAGCGCGCGCTCGGGGCTCCCCGACGACCGGACGCCCGACTACGACGGGGTGTACGAGTCGCTGGAAGACGGGTGGACCCTCGACGGCGGCCCGCTGGCCGCGGCGCCCGAGGCCGTCGCGGCGGCGGTTCTCGACGCGGCGACGGACGAGAACCCCAGCGCTCGCTATCCGGTGGGCCGGTTCGCGAAGTTCGTCCGGTGGACCGAGTGGCTCCCCCAGCGGGTCGTCGACCCGATAACGCGCCGGTTCGGCCGCGTGACCGCGCGGCTCGACAGGTGGTTGTGA